From Lacerta agilis isolate rLacAgi1 chromosome Z, rLacAgi1.pri, whole genome shotgun sequence, the proteins below share one genomic window:
- the GPR174 gene encoding probable G-protein coupled receptor 174: MVADGPDCNGENDFSKRFYAVMYTIILVPGLIGNILALWVFYGYMKETKRAVIFMINLAIADLAQVLSLPLRIFYYLSESWHLGKELCMFCFYLKYVNMYASIYFLVCISVRRFLFLMYPFRFSDCKRIYDVYVCIAGWILVCVGCLPFPLLRLTSNDTHISNKCFVDLPVKAVDGTISIVMMSFGELVGFVTPLLIIVYCSWKTILSLKEKNSISQDLGEKRKALKMILTCAVVFLICFAPYHISFPLDYFVKANKIKDCYARKVILIFHTVALCLASLNSCADPVIYYFTTDEFRRRLSRQDLQDSIQLHNTRYGNTNGPEQQTSFGCVAENPSPTV; this comes from the coding sequence ATGGTGGCTGATGGCCCAGATTGCAATGGGGAGAACGATTTCTCAAAGCGTTTCTATGCAGTCATGTATACAATCATCTTGGTTCCTGGGCTGATTGGAAACATTTTAGCCCTCTGGGTATTTTATGGGTACATGAAAGAAACAAAGCGGGCTGTGATTTTTATGATCAACCTTGCGATTGCAGACTTGGCACAAGTTTTGTCTTTGCCGCTGAGGATTTTCTACTACCTGTCAGAAAGCTGGCACCTTGGGAAGGAGCTGTGCATGTTTTGCTTCTACCTGAAATATGTCAACATGTATGCAAGCATCTACTTCTTGGTTTGCATCAGTGTGAGGCGGTTCTTATTCCTCATGTATCCCTTTAGGTTCAGCGACTGCAAACGCATTTACGATGTGTACGTTTGCATTGCTGGGTGGATTCTAGTCTGTGTTGGCTGCTTGCCATTCCCCCTTCTACGACTCACCTCTAATGATACGCACATTAGTAATAAATGCTTTGTTGATCTTCCAGTAAAGGCTGTTGATGGTACCATCTCTATAGTAATGATGTCCTTTGGTGAACTAGTTGGATTTGTAACTCCTCTGCTGATCATCGTCTATTGTTCGTGGAAGACCATCTTAtctctaaaagaaaaaaattcaatTTCCCAAGACCTTGGAGAGAAACGGAAAGCTCTGAAGATGATCCTGACTTGTGCCGTGGTCTTTCTGATTTGCTTTGCCCCTTACCACATCAGCTTCCCATTGGATTACTTTGTGAAAGCTAACAAGATAAAAGACTGCTATGCCCGAAAAGTGATTTTGATATTCCACACAGTGGCCTTGTGCCTTGCCAGCTTAAACTCTTGTGCAGACCCTGTCATTTATTATTTTACCACAGATGAGTTCCGAAGACGACTTTCAAGACAAGATTTGCAGGACAGCATTCAGCTCCATAACACACGCTATGGAAATACAAATGGCCCAGAGCAGCAGACCTCATTTGGGTGTGTGGCAGAAAATCCAAGTCCTACTGTTTGA
- the ITM2A gene encoding integral membrane protein 2A: MVKISFQPPFAGKDQSKKEAAEALVADKDPEVGTHGHESSSGRCLLTLLGLALILAGVVVGGACIYKYFMPRRTMMRGQMCYAGEDQQEQAAEPYFLPIAEEADIREDDNIAIIQVPVPKFSDSDPAAIVHDFERLLTAYLDLQLGNCYVIPLNTSIVMPPRNLMDLFSKLTTGSYLPQTYLVREEMVVTEKIDNVSDLGIFIYQLCVGKETFRLQHRDKTIGVQKRSAEKCHSIRHFENLFVVETRICQQ, encoded by the exons ATGGTGAAGATATCTTTCCAGCCGCCCTTCGCCGGCAAAGACCAGTCCAAGAAGGAGGCGGCCGAGGCGCTGGTGGCTGACAAG GATCCAGAAGTTGGAACACATGGCCATGAAAGTTCATCTGGAAGATGTCTGCTGACTCTTTTGGGTCTTGCACTTATATTAGCAGGAGTGGTGGTTGGTGGAGCCTGCATCTATAAGTACTTCATGCCAAGG CGCACAATGATGCGTGGGCAAATGTGTTATGCAGGAGAGGATCAGCAAGAGCAGGCAGCCGAACCCTACTTCTTGCCCATTGCTGAAGAAGCTGACATTCGTGAGGATGACAATATTGCCATCATTCAGGTTCCTGTTCCAAAATTCTCTGACAGTGATCCTGCAGCTATCGTTCATGACTTTGAAAGG CTCCTGACTGCCTACCTTGATCTGCAGCTGGGTAACTGCTATGTGATCCCTCTGAACACGTCCATTGTTATGCCACCACGGAATCTGATGGACCTCTTTTCAAAATTAACG ACTGGTTCCTATTTGCCTCAGACTTACCTTGTTCGTGAAGAAATGGTTGTGACAGAAAAGATTGATAATGTGTCAGATCTGGGCATTTTCATTTACCAGCTCTGTGTAGGGAAGGAAACTTTCAGGCTTCAGCACAGAGATAAGACCATTG GTGTCCAGAAACGCTCAGCTGAAAAGTGTCATTCAATCCGGCACTTTGAAAACTTGTTTGTTGTGGAAACCAGGATCTGTCAGCAGTGA